One window from the genome of Pedobacter schmidteae encodes:
- a CDS encoding glycoside hydrolase family 2 TIM barrel-domain containing protein — MMKFTQILSFVLLMLVGSLRAQETEQLYLSGTGNDHTVNWEFLCTGGMNSGKWTTIPVPSNWELQGFGKYDYGFAKDSVRGKEQGLYKYHFKVPAAWKGKKINIVFEGAMTDTEVKINGKSAGPIHQGAFYVFRYDVTSLLKYGADNLLEAKVSKHSANKSVNEAERKGDFWLFGGIFRPVYLEALPVAHMERIAIDAQADGQFSAEINIAGQADELSVRLHDANGKSYGSILSTVIEKGTSTVRLSGIFSRPELWSSEFPNLYTATFILHKKNRTVHTISKKIGFRTIVVKPRDGVYVNGVKIKFKGVNRHSFRPASGRTLSKKNSVEDVELMKEMNMNAVRMSHYPPDGHFLDVCDSLGLYVMDELAGWHGYYDTPTGAKLVKEMMRHDVNHPSIIFWANGNEGGHNRELDPLFAQEDIQKRPLIHPWEDFNGFDTQHYREYNYGIGNYRHGHSIVMPTEFLHGMFDGGHGAGLGDYWDDMLMNPLSAGGFLWDFADQGVVRTDKNNSIDADGNRGADGIVGPYHEKEGSFFAIKEIWSPVFFEHREMTPEFDGIFNLENRYHFTNLNTCRFDWKLLNFKTGGTLKGQAAAPDVKPLEKGRIRVGLPANWNSSYDVLYITATDIHGKELYTWSFPITLPKKEALTMLKKEGPGKVMVSQKDSLLMVSANGISLSFSKKTGILLEVKNEKGVIPFANGPIVQEGATNFQHIRHRMDGANLIVESSFDRKIAYNTLQWTIYPSGMLKLNVKYFPAEYLTNFIGLNFSFPQHELKGVEYMGRGPYRVWKNRLKGNQFGIWKKDYNDTETGENWVYPEFKGYHANMYWCKFITNNQPFRVFTENEDIFLRLFSAAFKTDQWHNYEPLFPSGDISFMQGIPGIGTKTQRADRSGPMAMKNIFYDYEKDPARALNMTLYFDFSLEI, encoded by the coding sequence ATGATGAAGTTTACCCAAATCCTTTCATTTGTTTTGCTGATGCTTGTTGGTTCGCTCCGTGCGCAGGAGACTGAACAGCTTTATCTGTCGGGTACTGGAAATGACCATACGGTGAACTGGGAATTTCTGTGTACCGGAGGAATGAACTCGGGTAAATGGACAACGATACCTGTACCTTCCAATTGGGAACTGCAGGGATTTGGAAAGTACGATTACGGATTTGCCAAAGATAGCGTAAGGGGTAAGGAACAAGGTTTATATAAATATCATTTTAAGGTGCCGGCAGCCTGGAAGGGCAAAAAGATCAATATCGTTTTTGAAGGTGCCATGACCGATACGGAGGTGAAGATCAATGGAAAATCTGCGGGGCCAATTCATCAGGGGGCATTTTACGTGTTTCGTTATGATGTGACTTCCTTATTAAAATATGGAGCAGATAACCTGCTCGAAGCAAAAGTATCCAAGCATTCGGCCAATAAATCGGTTAACGAAGCCGAACGTAAAGGCGATTTTTGGTTGTTTGGAGGGATATTCAGACCGGTATATTTGGAAGCTTTACCTGTAGCCCATATGGAAAGAATAGCTATTGATGCCCAGGCAGACGGGCAGTTTAGCGCTGAAATAAACATAGCAGGCCAGGCTGATGAGTTGAGTGTGCGGCTCCATGACGCCAATGGGAAAAGCTATGGCAGCATCTTAAGTACAGTAATAGAAAAAGGTACAAGTACCGTTCGTTTGTCGGGCATATTCTCCAGGCCAGAATTATGGTCGTCGGAGTTCCCGAATCTGTATACGGCCACTTTTATACTGCACAAAAAAAATAGGACCGTTCATACAATATCTAAAAAGATTGGTTTCCGGACAATTGTTGTAAAACCGCGCGACGGTGTGTATGTAAATGGAGTGAAAATTAAGTTTAAAGGGGTAAACAGGCATTCTTTTCGCCCGGCTTCCGGTAGGACATTGAGTAAAAAGAACAGTGTCGAGGATGTGGAGCTGATGAAAGAAATGAACATGAATGCGGTACGGATGTCGCATTATCCGCCCGACGGTCATTTTTTAGATGTATGCGATTCCCTTGGTTTGTATGTAATGGATGAACTGGCCGGTTGGCATGGGTATTACGATACCCCAACAGGCGCTAAACTGGTAAAGGAGATGATGCGCCACGATGTGAACCACCCTTCTATTATATTCTGGGCGAACGGAAATGAAGGTGGGCACAATCGGGAGCTGGATCCCCTGTTTGCACAAGAAGATATTCAAAAGCGACCGCTTATTCATCCCTGGGAAGATTTTAATGGCTTTGACACCCAGCATTACCGCGAGTACAATTATGGAATAGGAAATTATCGACATGGACATAGTATCGTAATGCCGACCGAATTTTTACACGGTATGTTTGACGGCGGGCATGGAGCCGGACTGGGGGATTATTGGGATGATATGTTGATGAACCCGCTTTCTGCAGGTGGTTTTCTTTGGGATTTTGCTGATCAGGGTGTGGTGCGTACCGATAAAAATAATAGCATTGATGCCGATGGGAACCGCGGTGCAGATGGTATAGTAGGTCCGTACCATGAAAAGGAAGGTAGTTTTTTTGCCATTAAAGAGATTTGGAGTCCTGTGTTTTTTGAACATCGCGAAATGACTCCCGAATTTGATGGCATATTTAACCTGGAGAACCGCTATCACTTTACCAATCTGAATACCTGCAGGTTTGACTGGAAATTGTTGAACTTTAAAACCGGAGGAACGTTAAAAGGACAAGCTGCGGCGCCGGATGTGAAACCGCTTGAAAAGGGAAGAATACGTGTTGGGTTGCCTGCCAACTGGAACAGTAGCTACGATGTATTATATATTACCGCTACTGATATCCATGGAAAAGAATTGTATACCTGGAGCTTCCCTATTACGCTGCCTAAAAAAGAGGCTTTGACAATGCTTAAAAAAGAAGGGCCAGGTAAGGTTATGGTAAGCCAAAAAGATTCATTGCTAATGGTTTCGGCGAATGGCATTTCCTTAAGTTTTAGCAAAAAAACAGGTATACTGCTTGAAGTTAAAAATGAAAAAGGCGTTATTCCTTTTGCCAATGGGCCGATTGTACAGGAGGGGGCAACCAATTTCCAGCACATCAGGCACCGTATGGACGGTGCCAACCTGATTGTTGAATCGTCATTTGACAGAAAAATAGCTTACAATACTTTGCAATGGACTATTTACCCTTCGGGTATGTTGAAGCTCAATGTGAAATATTTTCCGGCCGAATATCTGACGAATTTCATCGGCCTGAATTTTTCCTTTCCTCAGCATGAGTTGAAAGGCGTAGAATATATGGGGCGCGGACCGTACCGTGTTTGGAAGAACCGTTTAAAAGGCAATCAATTTGGCATCTGGAAAAAGGATTACAATGATACCGAAACAGGCGAAAACTGGGTTTATCCGGAGTTTAAGGGCTACCACGCCAATATGTATTGGTGTAAGTTTATCACCAATAACCAACCCTTTCGTGTCTTTACCGAAAATGAAGATATTTTTTTGAGGCTGTTTAGTGCGGCCTTTAAAACCGATCAGTGGCACAATTACGAACCGCTTTTTCCGTCGGGTGATATTTCCTTTATGCAGGGTATTCCGGGTATTGGGACTAAAACACAGCGGGCAGATAGGAGTGGACCGATGGCAATGAAGAACATTTTTTACGATTATGAGAAAGATCCGGCAAGGGCCTTGAACATGACGCTGTACTTTGACTTTTCATTGGAAATATAA
- a CDS encoding alpha-L-rhamnosidase, whose translation MKLKQYIDFATLTVALILFGATGGFAQVSVQHLRCELLQNPVGIDVLQPRLSWEISSAEREVKQTAYHILVASSPEKLNTYDADIWNSGKVSSSESIYNTYAGQVLKSNNKYYWKVKVWTNTGETNWSSLAFWSMGLLHYKDWEGRWIGFDRYFAGDNQAEGRLSARYFRKEFTTTKTVASATAFIMGMGLYELYIDGKKIGDQVLAPAPTDYTQNIKYNTLDITAQLKQGKHAIGVVLGNGRFFAMRQAKPYKVKTFGFPKLLVQLVIKYTDGTAASLKTDHTWKGSADGPILANNEYDGEMYDARKEFKGWAEPGFNEGKWLNAEYVQEPGGTYQAQMNEPMRVMKTIAPIAITKRPNGKYILDFGQNFAGWVKFKVKGVSGTVVSLRFAESLEPDGELFRTNLRDAKATDTYILKGEGTESWAPRFTYQGFRYAELSGYPGVPQKADFTGCLVYDDMKTVGTFESSNSLLNQIFKNSWWGIASNYKGMPIDCPQRNERQPWLGDRTVGAYGESFLFDNTALYKKWLDDIRYAQKEDGAIPDVAPAFWRYYSDNVTWPATLLMVADMLYQQTGDKAVLDKNYPAIKKWMAYMKDRYRNTEGIMTKDSYGDWCAPPATAADGKGVNADQKHPSALIATAYFYHLATLMIKYSKVTGNDGDYEGYLALASELNQSFNKKYYNEQGYYGANTLTDNLLPIYFGMVEESNKAKVTKQICTIIEEKNNGHLSTGLIGTQFLMRTLTMIGRSDLAYRIASQKTYPSWGYMIENGATAIWELWNGNTAAPKMNSQNHVMMLGDLMIWYYENLAGIKAATPGFKQITMQPDMIDGLNEVNATYQSVMGPIKSHWIKSAITFNWEISIPANTIARISIPAKSVGQVREGGQKAADVNGVKFIQMENNKAVFELGSGNYSFVVESL comes from the coding sequence ATGAAACTTAAACAATATATTGACTTTGCGACGCTGACTGTGGCACTGATATTATTCGGTGCAACGGGCGGCTTTGCACAGGTCTCTGTACAGCACCTACGCTGTGAGTTATTGCAGAACCCGGTAGGTATAGATGTATTGCAACCACGTTTAAGTTGGGAAATTAGCTCGGCTGAGCGTGAGGTTAAGCAAACTGCCTATCATATTCTGGTGGCTTCATCGCCCGAAAAATTAAATACATACGATGCTGATATATGGAATTCAGGAAAAGTCAGTTCGTCCGAATCTATTTACAATACCTATGCAGGACAGGTCTTAAAAAGCAACAACAAATACTATTGGAAAGTAAAAGTATGGACAAACACCGGCGAAACAAACTGGAGTAGCCTGGCATTCTGGTCGATGGGCTTGTTGCATTACAAAGACTGGGAGGGGCGTTGGATAGGTTTTGACCGTTACTTTGCTGGGGACAATCAGGCGGAGGGCCGCTTATCTGCGCGTTATTTCAGAAAAGAATTTACTACAACTAAAACTGTAGCCTCGGCTACGGCCTTTATCATGGGCATGGGTTTGTATGAGTTGTATATAGACGGGAAAAAAATAGGCGATCAGGTACTGGCACCGGCACCTACCGATTATACCCAAAACATAAAATACAATACTTTAGATATAACTGCACAGCTAAAACAAGGGAAACATGCTATTGGTGTGGTGTTGGGAAATGGCCGTTTTTTTGCCATGCGCCAGGCCAAACCTTACAAGGTAAAAACTTTTGGGTTCCCTAAATTGCTGGTGCAGCTGGTCATTAAATATACCGACGGTACAGCAGCTTCTCTTAAAACCGATCATACCTGGAAAGGTAGTGCTGATGGACCGATTCTGGCCAATAATGAATACGATGGTGAAATGTACGACGCGCGCAAAGAGTTTAAAGGTTGGGCTGAACCAGGTTTTAACGAAGGTAAATGGCTCAATGCCGAATATGTACAGGAGCCTGGAGGTACTTACCAGGCGCAGATGAACGAACCGATGAGGGTGATGAAAACTATTGCCCCTATAGCAATTACTAAGCGCCCCAATGGGAAATACATCCTTGATTTTGGGCAGAATTTTGCAGGTTGGGTAAAATTTAAAGTTAAAGGCGTCTCCGGGACCGTGGTTTCGCTGCGGTTTGCCGAGTCGCTGGAACCAGATGGTGAGTTATTCAGAACTAATCTGCGCGACGCCAAAGCTACCGATACCTATATCCTTAAAGGAGAGGGGACAGAAAGCTGGGCTCCCAGGTTTACGTATCAGGGCTTCCGTTATGCAGAGTTGAGTGGATATCCGGGTGTCCCTCAAAAGGCCGACTTTACAGGATGTCTGGTTTATGACGATATGAAAACGGTCGGAACTTTTGAGTCGTCCAACAGTCTGCTGAATCAGATTTTTAAAAACTCCTGGTGGGGAATAGCCTCCAATTATAAGGGGATGCCGATAGATTGTCCGCAACGTAACGAACGCCAGCCCTGGCTGGGCGACCGTACGGTAGGTGCCTATGGCGAAAGTTTTTTGTTCGACAATACGGCTTTGTATAAAAAATGGCTGGATGATATTCGCTATGCGCAGAAAGAGGATGGGGCAATACCTGATGTGGCGCCTGCATTTTGGCGCTATTACAGCGATAATGTAACCTGGCCAGCCACTTTGCTGATGGTAGCAGATATGTTGTATCAGCAAACGGGCGATAAAGCGGTACTCGATAAAAACTATCCGGCCATTAAAAAATGGATGGCTTATATGAAAGACAGGTACAGGAATACTGAGGGAATCATGACCAAAGATAGTTACGGCGACTGGTGTGCACCGCCGGCAACAGCTGCCGATGGAAAAGGCGTAAATGCCGATCAGAAACATCCAAGTGCATTGATTGCTACGGCCTATTTTTACCACCTGGCTACCCTGATGATCAAATACAGTAAGGTTACAGGTAATGATGGAGATTATGAAGGGTACCTGGCATTGGCTTCGGAATTAAACCAGTCCTTCAATAAAAAGTACTATAATGAGCAGGGGTATTATGGAGCCAATACACTGACAGATAATTTGCTGCCAATTTATTTTGGTATGGTTGAGGAATCGAATAAGGCAAAGGTGACAAAGCAAATCTGTACCATCATCGAAGAGAAAAATAACGGACACCTGAGCACTGGCCTGATAGGAACTCAGTTCCTGATGCGCACATTGACCATGATCGGAAGAAGTGACCTGGCTTACCGGATCGCTTCACAAAAAACTTACCCTTCCTGGGGTTATATGATTGAAAATGGTGCAACAGCGATATGGGAGTTATGGAATGGCAATACCGCTGCGCCTAAAATGAATTCGCAGAATCATGTGATGATGTTGGGTGATCTGATGATCTGGTATTATGAAAATCTGGCAGGCATTAAAGCGGCTACTCCGGGTTTCAAACAAATTACCATGCAACCTGATATGATTGATGGTTTAAATGAGGTCAATGCTACTTATCAATCGGTGATGGGGCCAATCAAAAGCCATTGGATAAAATCCGCAATAACATTTAACTGGGAGATCAGTATTCCCGCCAATACCATTGCAAGGATTAGTATTCCAGCTAAATCTGTCGGACAGGTGAGGGAAGGCGGGCAGAAGGCTGCTGATGTTAATGGGGTGAAATTTATACAAATGGAGAATAATAAAGCTGTATTTGAATTGGGCTCTGGTAATTACTCGTTTGTGGTTGAGAGTTTATAG
- a CDS encoding exo-alpha-sialidase, translated as MMNRKIYILIWLICMISTGVNAQSHKWRSGIITDEFLYEKASFPSCHSATIAETPTGLVAAYFGGTRERHPDVEIYVSRKVNGVWLAPVSVANGIENEKLRLPTWNPVLYQVPGGDLLLFYKIGPKPSEWWGMMRSSKDGGISWSEAKKLPEGYIGPVKNKPVLLSNGNLFCPSSKEGNGWKIHFEVTKDNGATWRTIGPLEGAGLDAIQPSILDHGQGKLQIVARSRNRALVESWSADNGETWSPLVKTTLPNNNSGTDALTLKDGRHVLVYNHVLPPGDLAKGPRTPLNVAVSKDGKTWYAALILEDSPISQYSYPAVIQTADGLLHFIYTWRREKIKHVVVDPAKLKLKKIVNGVWPKLKGYTAPVITDAKDEE; from the coding sequence ATGATGAATAGAAAAATATACATATTGATCTGGTTAATCTGCATGATTAGCACCGGCGTAAATGCGCAATCGCACAAATGGCGCTCGGGAATCATTACCGATGAATTTTTATACGAAAAGGCCAGTTTTCCTTCCTGTCATTCGGCAACAATTGCCGAAACGCCTACAGGTTTGGTGGCGGCTTATTTTGGTGGGACCAGAGAGCGACATCCCGATGTGGAGATTTACGTTAGCCGTAAGGTAAATGGCGTCTGGCTGGCCCCGGTTTCGGTAGCCAATGGCATAGAAAATGAAAAACTGAGATTACCTACCTGGAACCCTGTTTTGTACCAGGTACCTGGAGGCGATTTGCTGCTTTTTTACAAAATTGGGCCTAAACCATCAGAATGGTGGGGCATGATGCGCAGCTCAAAAGACGGGGGCATCAGCTGGTCGGAAGCTAAAAAACTTCCGGAAGGCTATATTGGCCCTGTTAAAAATAAGCCGGTGTTGTTAAGCAATGGTAATTTATTTTGTCCTTCCAGTAAAGAAGGTAATGGCTGGAAAATCCATTTTGAGGTGACCAAAGACAATGGTGCAACCTGGCGTACCATTGGGCCACTGGAAGGTGCCGGACTGGATGCGATACAGCCCAGCATTCTGGACCATGGCCAAGGGAAATTACAAATCGTCGCCCGCAGCAGAAACAGGGCCCTGGTAGAGTCCTGGTCGGCCGACAACGGCGAAACCTGGTCGCCCTTAGTTAAAACAACTTTGCCCAATAACAATTCAGGTACTGATGCCTTGACTTTAAAAGACGGTCGCCATGTGCTGGTTTACAACCATGTATTGCCTCCGGGCGATCTGGCAAAAGGACCGCGTACCCCTTTAAACGTAGCGGTTTCTAAAGATGGTAAAACCTGGTATGCGGCGCTGATCCTGGAAGATTCTCCAATCAGCCAGTATTCCTATCCGGCGGTCATCCAGACTGCAGATGGGCTATTGCATTTCATTTATACCTGGAGAAGGGAGAAAATCAAACATGTGGTGGTTGATCCTGCAAAACTGAAGCTCAAAAAAATTGTAAACGGCGTTTGGCCAAAACTAAAAGGTTATACCGCACCTGTAATTACAGATGCTAAAGATGAGGAGTAA
- a CDS encoding acetylxylan esterase, with translation MKRTALFLVVGFLLFLSPVAAQTQNSDLLYRQPLKTVLDEIESRFKVKIKYNETQVKDRWVNYALWRFRPTLQETLTNVLAPLDMKVNKEKEDVYKLKEYEYYRWQVEEGQSTLDQLAGLYHDKSGWEQRKALIRPCLYEAQQLSPLPVMPLSKPIITPKRVMDGYTIENIAIEILPGLYINGSLYKPLKIKGKIPVVLSPDGHWAQQRYRADCQIRCAMIARMGAMAFSYDLFAWGESLLQFKAEDHRRSLAQSVQTLGGIRILDYVLSLKETDPGRVGISGGSGGGSHTVLMAAMDDRIKLSVPVVSLSSSFYGGCPCESGMPVHLCAGGTNNVELAAMAAPKPQLVVSDGKDWTVTMPEHDMPFLKKIYGYYGHSSLVQNVHLPDEGHDFGPSKRKALYDFLAEQFKLDAARVKDKNGKYDESRCTIEKEPAMYVFGDKGERLPANAIKGFEQLEKVFKASILK, from the coding sequence ATGAAAAGAACGGCTTTGTTTTTAGTTGTAGGATTTTTGCTTTTTTTAAGCCCTGTAGCGGCACAAACTCAAAATTCCGACTTACTATACCGTCAACCGTTAAAAACTGTTTTAGATGAGATAGAAAGCCGTTTTAAAGTGAAAATAAAGTATAATGAAACGCAAGTGAAGGATCGTTGGGTAAATTATGCTTTGTGGCGGTTCAGGCCTACATTGCAGGAGACATTAACCAATGTACTTGCACCTTTGGATATGAAGGTGAACAAGGAAAAGGAAGATGTTTACAAGCTGAAGGAATATGAGTATTACCGCTGGCAGGTAGAAGAGGGGCAGTCCACACTGGATCAACTGGCCGGTCTTTACCATGATAAGTCGGGCTGGGAACAGCGGAAAGCTTTAATCAGGCCCTGTTTGTATGAAGCCCAGCAATTGTCGCCTTTGCCCGTTATGCCTTTGTCAAAACCTATAATTACCCCCAAAAGGGTGATGGATGGCTATACGATAGAGAACATTGCGATTGAAATATTGCCGGGCCTGTACATCAACGGATCGTTGTACAAACCTTTAAAAATTAAGGGAAAGATTCCTGTGGTACTGAGTCCGGATGGGCACTGGGCGCAGCAGCGTTACCGTGCCGATTGCCAAATCCGTTGTGCCATGATAGCCCGCATGGGGGCCATGGCGTTTAGCTATGACCTTTTTGCCTGGGGAGAATCTTTGCTGCAATTTAAAGCGGAAGACCACCGGCGCAGCCTGGCGCAAAGCGTACAGACTTTAGGTGGCATCAGGATATTGGATTATGTGTTGTCGCTCAAAGAAACGGACCCGGGTAGGGTAGGGATCAGTGGCGGATCGGGTGGTGGAAGTCATACCGTGCTGATGGCTGCTATGGATGATCGTATTAAATTAAGCGTTCCGGTAGTCTCTTTATCTTCTTCATTTTATGGTGGTTGTCCTTGTGAAAGTGGGATGCCTGTTCACCTGTGTGCCGGAGGAACCAACAATGTTGAACTGGCTGCAATGGCGGCACCAAAGCCTCAGCTGGTGGTGTCGGACGGGAAAGACTGGACGGTGACGATGCCGGAGCATGATATGCCTTTTCTTAAAAAAATATACGGGTATTATGGTCACTCCAGTCTGGTGCAAAATGTTCACCTTCCCGATGAAGGTCATGATTTTGGTCCTTCAAAACGCAAGGCCTTATACGATTTTTTAGCGGAGCAGTTTAAGCTGGATGCCGCGAGGGTAAAGGATAAAAATGGCAAATACGATGAAAGTAGATGTACCATTGAAAAAGAACCGGCTATGTATGTGTTTGGCGATAAAGGAGAGCGCTTGCCGGCGAATGCAATAAAAGGTTTTGAACAGCTGGAAAAGGTATTTAAGGCGAGTATATTAAAATAA
- a CDS encoding sugar phosphate isomerase/epimerase, whose protein sequence is MENRREFIGKMALLTGGLVLGNQLAWATEVQKQRYKVAVVDLMILKRQKLGAFDLSKEIGADGLELDMGGLGNRDTFDSKLADPALRQQFMDKAKALNLEICSLAMTGFYAQSLATRPTYQQMIGDCIATMKAMNVKVAFLPLGVQGDLVKHPELRPALVERLKVAGKMAKKAGVVIGIETALDAKAELQFLKDIGSVAIKSYFNFSNAIKNGRDLNQELRILGAKNIIQIHCTNDDGVWLQNDPKIDMKAVRNTLDEMGWKGWLVVERSRDAKDPRNVKWNFSANTAYVKSVFQ, encoded by the coding sequence ATGGAAAACCGTCGCGAGTTTATAGGTAAAATGGCCCTCCTTACCGGAGGGTTGGTGTTGGGCAATCAATTGGCCTGGGCTACTGAAGTACAAAAACAGCGTTATAAGGTAGCTGTGGTAGACCTGATGATCCTGAAGCGGCAAAAACTGGGAGCTTTTGACCTGAGCAAAGAGATTGGGGCTGATGGGCTGGAACTGGATATGGGAGGACTGGGGAACCGGGATACATTTGACAGTAAACTGGCCGATCCTGCGCTGAGACAGCAGTTTATGGATAAAGCCAAAGCACTGAACCTTGAGATCTGCTCGCTGGCTATGACGGGTTTTTATGCACAGTCGCTGGCCACAAGGCCTACGTACCAGCAAATGATTGGCGACTGCATTGCCACCATGAAAGCCATGAATGTAAAGGTTGCCTTCCTGCCATTAGGCGTGCAGGGCGACCTGGTAAAGCATCCGGAATTGAGACCTGCTCTGGTGGAACGGTTAAAGGTGGCCGGTAAAATGGCTAAGAAGGCTGGCGTGGTGATTGGCATTGAAACGGCGCTGGATGCCAAAGCTGAATTGCAATTCTTAAAAGACATAGGCTCAGTAGCTATTAAAAGCTATTTCAACTTTTCCAATGCCATCAAAAACGGTCGAGATTTAAATCAGGAGCTGCGCATACTGGGTGCAAAAAACATCATTCAGATCCATTGTACCAATGACGACGGCGTATGGTTGCAAAATGACCCGAAAATAGACATGAAGGCGGTGCGGAATACATTGGATGAGATGGGATGGAAGGGATGGCTGGTGGTAGAGCGGTCCAGAGACGCTAAAGATCCCCGAAATGTGAAGTGGAATTTTAGTGCAAATACGGCTTATGTAAAGTCTGTTTTTCAATGA